A DNA window from Massilia putida contains the following coding sequences:
- a CDS encoding hybrid sensor histidine kinase/response regulator: MRVRTHLALLAAAVFLPVILGSAIAIRLLLDAERQAVLRSMQEMARATVLTMDRELTAALASGQALTTSLSLFRGDFATFYSQAKSVNAGGRETVLLRADGDQVFNTARPYGVPGAEPSAATRQRVRAVLERDVPAVSDLIVGDLSRKIVVAAQIPVTLGDGRRMVLGQRIEARYLNEKLPRDVPDGWLVSVFDREGRTIARNHRWEDYVTGRPRPELMAGLRAGATIVRSESREGTPMYIALARSPLTGWTAAVGVPVAELEATAAHAVSLTAGTLLCAVALACLGALLFARRLLAATEYLSTATEGMVDGWLPPPVDLHITELNALQKVLHAVSSRLIRLESARQRHLADAEAARSLAEAQNRAKDEFLAMLGHELRNPLGAISSAIALVQMGASGPAAERAHQIIGRQSRHLAHLVDELLDANRVLSGRVTLAPVPLDLAAAVRDVAQTLQTQGTTAEHEVELDLEPVWVSCDPTRLQQVLGNLIENAAKYTQAGGRIRVSTRAHAGMGELVVADNGKGIDADLLPRVWDVFVQGKVLSRAQGGLGIGLAVVKSLVEQQRGSVAVESGGPQQGSTFTIRLPLAGTEAIGAAADGTGDTPPPRPGRRVLLAEDNDDLRDMTCALLQSRGCTVMTAPDGRAALALAERQRPDVAFIDIDLPDMSGYEVARQLAHQGGIRLVAVTGYGQPDDVRRALAAGFDLHLKKPVRLDELERALGEPDSVR; encoded by the coding sequence ATGAGAGTGCGTACGCATCTGGCCTTGCTGGCCGCCGCCGTCTTCCTGCCCGTGATCCTCGGATCGGCGATCGCCATCCGCCTGTTGCTCGATGCGGAACGCCAGGCCGTGCTGCGCAGCATGCAGGAAATGGCGCGTGCCACCGTATTGACGATGGACCGGGAGTTGACGGCCGCGCTGGCCAGCGGCCAGGCGCTGACGACGTCGTTGAGCCTGTTCCGCGGCGATTTCGCCACGTTCTACAGCCAGGCGAAGAGCGTCAACGCGGGCGGGCGCGAAACGGTGCTGCTGCGCGCCGACGGCGACCAGGTGTTCAATACCGCCCGTCCTTACGGCGTCCCGGGCGCCGAACCCTCGGCCGCCACGCGCCAACGCGTGCGCGCCGTGCTCGAGCGCGACGTGCCGGCCGTGTCCGACCTGATCGTCGGCGACCTGTCGCGCAAGATCGTCGTCGCGGCCCAGATCCCCGTCACCCTGGGCGACGGGCGCCGCATGGTGCTGGGCCAGCGCATCGAAGCGCGCTACTTGAACGAGAAGCTGCCCCGGGACGTGCCGGACGGCTGGCTGGTCTCGGTGTTCGACCGCGAAGGCAGAACCATCGCGCGCAACCACCGGTGGGAAGACTATGTGACGGGCAGGCCGCGTCCCGAGTTGATGGCGGGCCTGCGCGCCGGCGCGACGATCGTGCGCAGCGAGAGCCGCGAGGGCACGCCGATGTATATCGCGCTGGCCCGGTCGCCGTTGACCGGCTGGACGGCCGCCGTCGGCGTGCCCGTCGCGGAACTGGAGGCGACGGCCGCGCACGCCGTCTCGCTGACGGCCGGCACGCTGTTGTGCGCCGTGGCGCTGGCGTGCCTGGGCGCGCTGCTGTTCGCGCGGCGCCTGCTGGCCGCCACCGAATACCTCAGCACCGCGACGGAAGGCATGGTCGACGGCTGGCTGCCGCCGCCGGTCGACCTGCACATCACGGAGTTGAACGCGCTGCAGAAGGTGCTGCACGCCGTGTCCAGCCGGCTGATCCGGCTGGAGAGCGCGCGCCAGCGCCACCTGGCCGACGCCGAGGCGGCGCGCAGCCTGGCCGAGGCGCAGAACCGCGCGAAGGACGAATTCCTCGCCATGCTGGGCCACGAGCTGCGCAATCCGCTGGGCGCGATCAGCTCCGCGATCGCCCTCGTCCAGATGGGTGCCAGCGGCCCGGCGGCCGAGCGCGCGCACCAGATCATCGGACGCCAGAGCCGGCACCTGGCCCACCTCGTCGACGAGTTGCTGGACGCGAACCGCGTGCTGAGCGGCCGCGTGACGCTCGCGCCCGTGCCGCTCGACCTGGCGGCCGCGGTGCGCGACGTGGCGCAGACCCTGCAGACGCAGGGCACGACGGCGGAGCACGAGGTCGAGCTGGACCTGGAGCCGGTGTGGGTCAGCTGCGACCCGACGCGGCTGCAGCAGGTGCTCGGCAACCTGATCGAGAACGCCGCCAAGTACACGCAGGCCGGCGGCCGGATCCGCGTGTCGACGCGCGCCCATGCCGGCATGGGCGAGCTGGTGGTGGCCGACAACGGCAAGGGCATCGACGCCGACCTGCTGCCGCGCGTCTGGGACGTGTTCGTGCAGGGCAAGGTGCTCAGCCGCGCGCAGGGCGGCCTCGGGATCGGCCTGGCCGTCGTCAAATCGCTCGTCGAGCAGCAGCGCGGCAGCGTGGCCGTCGAAAGCGGAGGGCCGCAGCAGGGCAGCACCTTCACGATCCGCCTGCCGCTGGCCGGGACCGAAGCAATCGGGGCCGCGGCCGACGGCACGGGCGATACGCCGCCGCCGCGGCCGGGCCGGCGCGTGTTACTGGCGGAAGACAACGACGACCTGCGCGACATGACGTGCGCGCTGCTGCAGTCGCGCGGCTGCACCGTGATGACGGCGCCCGACGGCCGGGCCGCGCTCGCCCTGGCCGAGCGCCAACGCCCGGACGTGGCCTTCATCGACATCGACCTGCCCGACATGTCCGGCTACGAGGTGGCGCGGCAGCTGGCGCACCAGGGGGGCATCCGGCTCGTGGCCGTCACCGGCTACGGCCAGCCCGACGACGTCCGGCGCGCGCTGGCCGCGGGCTTCGATCTGCACCTGAAAAAGCCCGTCCGCCTGGACGAGCTGGAGCGCGCGCTCGGCGAGCCCGATTCCGTGCGTTGA
- a CDS encoding PEP-CTERM sorting domain-containing protein produces MRASSHISRLILSAALALPGAAAVADPLYSITLLGGTGSAASDINRWGDVVGSITSAGVTHGFLNAGGTYTDLGTLGGTNSNANGINDSGQIVGGSDNGAGQYHAFTYSGGTMSDLGTLGGGRSEAFAINNHGMIVGDSQNGDPATYGFSQAFSYSGGTMSALGTLPGGLGSTAYAINTKGTIGGSSFEGPLTMPEYPFHAVTFGGGTAHSIGAPDLGDSAIHGLNDHDLAVGGIPTSTMIHASHAFLYDHGTITDLGVLDPTQDDSIAWDINNLKQIVGTSAVTVDPEHYGYHGFLWTGAGLVDLNTLVDPSSGWVITSANAINDARQIAATACHGGVAGDCRAVRLDLISAVPEPDSWAMLALGLGLAGVLRRRRPARGTAP; encoded by the coding sequence ATGCGCGCGTCATCGCACATTTCCCGACTGATCCTGTCCGCGGCCCTGGCTCTGCCTGGCGCCGCGGCCGTGGCCGACCCGTTGTACTCGATCACCTTGCTGGGCGGCACGGGCAGCGCAGCCAGCGACATCAACCGCTGGGGCGACGTCGTCGGCAGCATCACGAGCGCCGGCGTCACCCACGGCTTCCTGAATGCCGGCGGCACGTACACGGACCTCGGCACGCTGGGCGGCACGAACAGCAACGCGAACGGCATCAACGACTCCGGCCAGATCGTCGGCGGGTCGGACAACGGCGCGGGCCAGTACCACGCATTCACGTATTCCGGCGGCACGATGAGCGACCTCGGCACGCTGGGCGGCGGCCGCAGCGAGGCGTTCGCCATCAACAACCACGGCATGATCGTGGGCGATTCGCAAAACGGAGACCCGGCGACCTATGGTTTTTCGCAAGCGTTCAGCTATTCGGGCGGCACCATGAGCGCGCTCGGCACCCTGCCCGGCGGCCTGGGCAGTACCGCGTACGCGATCAACACCAAGGGCACGATCGGCGGCTCGTCCTTCGAGGGGCCGCTCACCATGCCGGAATATCCGTTCCACGCCGTCACGTTCGGCGGCGGTACCGCCCATTCGATCGGCGCCCCGGACCTGGGCGACAGCGCGATCCACGGTCTGAACGACCACGACCTGGCTGTCGGCGGCATCCCGACGTCCACGATGATCCACGCGTCGCACGCCTTCCTGTACGACCACGGCACGATCACCGACCTCGGCGTCCTCGATCCCACCCAGGACGACAGCATCGCCTGGGACATCAACAACCTCAAGCAGATCGTCGGCACCTCCGCCGTGACGGTCGACCCCGAGCACTACGGCTACCACGGCTTCCTGTGGACCGGTGCCGGCCTCGTCGACCTGAACACGCTGGTCGATCCATCCTCGGGCTGGGTCATCACGAGCGCCAACGCCATCAACGATGCCCGACAGATCGCCGCGACGGCCTGCCACGGCGGCGTCGCGGGCGACTGCCGCGCGGTGCGCCTCGATCTCATCTCGGCCGTGCCGGAACCGGACAGCTGGGCCATGCTCGCCCTCGGGCTCGGCCTGGCCGGCGTGCTGAGGCGCCGCCGCCCGGCCCGCGGGACGGCGCCCTAA
- a CDS encoding ATP-binding protein, giving the protein MGKGAEMPHPDRSPPGFLASAGELGRLIEAFDWAATPLGPLDAWPQSLRTAVSLIRGARHPMWIGWGKEATFLYNDAYVDVLGAAKHPWALGRPASEVWSEIWDVCGPLADKVFQRAEATFIDAIQLFMRRGDFLEETWYSFSYSPILGEDGRVGGLFCPSTEVSASVLNARRLGTLSRLSADALREPTVAGACATAIGTLADNPADLPFVLLYVADADGKLRLRGTAGLPDADADAGPFPVAQACRDGMPMLVDLDGIGGLPAGLSGQPLRQALVLPLATPGHGGVLGALVLGVSPVRRLDAEYRTFFDLVAAQVTAAIQNAGAIEEQRRRVDMLAELDRAKTAFFSNVSHEFRTPLTLMLGPIEDSLADADQPLPDAQRERLQLVRRNALRLERLVNTLLDFSRVQAGRMQANVTPADLAALTADLASGFRSVIESAGLVFDVRCAPLPRPVRVDVGMWEKIVLNLLSNAFKFTFDGAISVTVESSAGAARVTVRDTGIGIAPEHLDAVFERFQRIEGARSRSNEGSGIGLALVRDLVELQGGTIAVESAPGRGSAFIVTLPFAPAGGPDHGPGDSDIDAPSGPPTGRVLAAFAEEAGRWLPAPPAAPAPRRPEEPVVLSMARVLVADDNADMRDYLARLLGQHWEVSVAADGVDALAMVRRERPDVVVADVMMPRLDGFGLIARLRADRELADTPVVLVSARAGEEARIEGLEKGANDYLVKPFGARELITRVESQVMQARMRALERAHAARLASIFRQVPAGIAIVRGPRHVFELVNDHYQGLVGPRPILNQPLLVALPELAGQGIQELLDGVRASGRPYVGRSERFMLARGAAPEERFFDFVYQPILDARGAVEAIAIVAFEVTELARARREAEVANRAKDDFLAMLGHELRNPLAPILIALELIRARRMPGHERELAIMERQARHLVRLVDDLLDVARIARGKIELRPERVELGRLVALAVEANAPLLAERSHHLLTDVAPSGLPLHGDPVRLTQVLSNLLTNAAKYTNPGGRIHVRAWAEDSHAVLQVEDNGIGISPGMLPRLFDKFVQERQALDRSRGGLGLGLAIVREIVALHGGTVTARSPGLGHGSVFELRLPLADACFDPCTGDAGARPARRRNGLRVLLVDDNADVLEAMRGLLELGGHAVTALGDPQAALALPDEYTPDIALLDIGLPGLNGYELLAALRARPGCADTDFIALSGYGQPEDRARSLSAGFCAHLVKPPAPAELAALLDALGQRRVGAAA; this is encoded by the coding sequence ATGGGAAAGGGGGCCGAGATGCCGCATCCGGACAGGTCGCCACCCGGTTTCCTCGCGTCGGCCGGCGAACTGGGACGGCTGATCGAGGCGTTCGACTGGGCCGCGACGCCGCTCGGGCCCCTGGACGCGTGGCCGCAGAGCCTGCGCACGGCCGTCAGCCTGATCCGGGGCGCGCGCCATCCCATGTGGATCGGCTGGGGCAAGGAAGCCACCTTCCTGTACAACGACGCCTACGTCGACGTGCTGGGCGCGGCCAAGCATCCGTGGGCGCTGGGACGGCCGGCGAGCGAGGTCTGGAGCGAGATCTGGGATGTGTGCGGTCCGCTGGCCGACAAGGTGTTCCAGCGCGCCGAAGCCACGTTCATCGACGCCATCCAGCTGTTCATGCGCCGCGGCGACTTCCTCGAAGAGACGTGGTATTCGTTTTCGTACAGCCCCATCCTCGGCGAGGACGGCCGGGTCGGCGGCTTGTTCTGCCCGTCGACGGAGGTCAGCGCGAGCGTACTGAACGCGCGCCGCCTGGGCACCTTGTCGCGCCTGTCGGCCGATGCGCTGCGCGAACCCACCGTGGCCGGCGCCTGCGCCACCGCCATCGGCACCCTGGCCGACAATCCGGCCGACCTGCCGTTCGTGCTGCTCTACGTGGCCGACGCCGACGGCAAGCTGCGCCTGCGCGGGACGGCCGGGCTGCCCGACGCCGATGCCGATGCCGGCCCGTTCCCGGTGGCCCAAGCCTGCCGCGACGGCATGCCCATGCTGGTGGACCTCGACGGCATCGGTGGCCTGCCCGCCGGCCTGTCCGGCCAGCCGCTGCGCCAGGCGCTCGTGCTGCCGCTCGCCACGCCCGGCCATGGCGGCGTGCTGGGCGCGCTGGTGCTCGGCGTGAGCCCCGTACGCCGCCTCGATGCCGAGTACCGCACGTTCTTCGACCTCGTCGCGGCCCAGGTGACGGCGGCGATCCAGAACGCCGGCGCCATCGAGGAACAGCGCCGCCGCGTCGACATGCTGGCCGAGCTGGACCGGGCGAAGACGGCGTTCTTCAGCAACGTCAGCCACGAATTCCGCACGCCGCTCACCTTGATGCTGGGACCGATCGAGGACAGTCTCGCCGACGCCGACCAGCCGCTGCCGGACGCCCAGCGCGAGCGCCTGCAACTGGTGCGGCGCAACGCGTTGCGCCTGGAGCGGCTCGTCAACACCCTGCTGGATTTCTCGCGCGTGCAGGCCGGACGCATGCAGGCGAACGTCACGCCGGCCGATCTGGCCGCGCTGACGGCCGACCTGGCGAGCGGCTTCCGCTCCGTGATCGAAAGCGCCGGCCTCGTCTTCGACGTGCGCTGCGCGCCGCTGCCGCGGCCCGTGCGGGTGGACGTGGGCATGTGGGAAAAGATCGTGCTGAACCTGTTGTCGAACGCGTTCAAGTTCACGTTCGACGGCGCCATTTCGGTGACCGTGGAATCCAGCGCCGGCGCGGCGCGCGTGACCGTGCGCGACACGGGCATCGGCATCGCGCCCGAACACCTGGACGCCGTGTTCGAACGCTTCCAGCGTATCGAGGGCGCGCGTTCGCGCTCCAACGAGGGATCGGGCATCGGCCTCGCGCTCGTGCGCGACCTCGTCGAGCTGCAGGGCGGCACCATCGCCGTCGAGAGCGCGCCGGGCCGCGGCAGCGCCTTCATCGTGACCCTGCCGTTCGCGCCCGCCGGTGGTCCGGACCACGGGCCGGGCGACAGCGACATCGACGCGCCGTCCGGACCGCCCACGGGCCGCGTGCTGGCCGCCTTCGCGGAGGAGGCGGGGCGCTGGCTGCCGGCGCCGCCGGCCGCGCCGGCGCCGCGCCGGCCCGAGGAACCCGTCGTGCTGTCGATGGCCCGCGTGCTGGTGGCCGACGACAATGCCGACATGCGCGACTACCTCGCGCGCCTGCTCGGCCAGCACTGGGAAGTGAGCGTGGCGGCCGACGGCGTGGACGCGCTCGCGATGGTGCGGCGCGAACGGCCGGACGTCGTCGTGGCGGACGTCATGATGCCGCGCCTGGACGGCTTCGGCCTGATCGCCCGGCTGCGCGCCGACCGCGAGCTGGCCGATACGCCCGTCGTGCTCGTGTCCGCGCGCGCCGGCGAGGAAGCGCGCATCGAGGGCCTGGAAAAGGGCGCCAACGACTATCTCGTGAAGCCGTTCGGCGCGCGCGAACTCATCACGCGGGTCGAATCGCAGGTGATGCAGGCACGCATGCGCGCCCTCGAGCGCGCGCACGCGGCGCGCCTGGCGTCGATCTTCCGCCAGGTCCCGGCCGGCATCGCCATCGTGCGCGGGCCGCGCCACGTGTTCGAGCTCGTCAACGACCATTACCAGGGTCTCGTCGGCCCGCGCCCCATCCTGAACCAGCCGCTGCTCGTGGCGTTGCCGGAGCTGGCGGGGCAGGGCATCCAGGAATTGCTGGACGGCGTGCGCGCCAGCGGCCGGCCGTACGTCGGCCGCTCGGAGCGTTTCATGCTGGCGCGCGGCGCGGCGCCGGAAGAGCGCTTCTTCGACTTCGTCTACCAGCCTATCCTCGACGCGCGCGGCGCCGTCGAAGCCATCGCCATCGTCGCGTTCGAGGTGACGGAACTCGCGCGCGCGCGCCGCGAAGCCGAAGTGGCCAACCGCGCGAAGGACGACTTCCTCGCCATGCTGGGGCACGAGCTGCGCAACCCGCTGGCGCCGATCCTGATCGCGCTGGAACTGATCCGCGCGCGCCGCATGCCGGGCCACGAGCGCGAACTGGCGATCATGGAGCGCCAGGCGCGGCATCTCGTGCGCCTCGTCGACGACCTGCTCGACGTCGCCCGCATCGCCCGCGGCAAGATCGAGCTGCGGCCGGAACGCGTGGAACTGGGCCGGCTGGTGGCGCTGGCCGTCGAGGCGAACGCGCCGCTGCTGGCCGAGCGCAGCCACCATCTGCTGACCGACGTGGCGCCAAGCGGCCTGCCGCTGCACGGCGATCCGGTCCGCCTGACCCAGGTGCTGTCGAACCTGCTGACGAATGCGGCCAAGTACACGAACCCCGGCGGCCGCATCCACGTGCGCGCCTGGGCCGAGGACAGCCACGCCGTGCTGCAGGTCGAGGACAACGGCATCGGCATCTCGCCCGGGATGCTGCCGCGCCTGTTCGACAAGTTCGTGCAGGAACGGCAGGCCCTCGACCGATCGCGCGGCGGCCTCGGGCTGGGCCTCGCGATCGTCAGGGAAATCGTCGCCTTGCACGGCGGGACCGTCACGGCGCGCAGCCCCGGTCTCGGCCACGGCAGCGTGTTCGAGCTGCGCCTGCCGCTGGCCGATGCGTGCTTTGACCCCTGCACCGGCGACGCGGGCGCCCGCCCCGCGCGGCGCCGCAACGGCCTGCGCGTGCTGCTCGTGGACGACAATGCCGACGTGCTGGAGGCCATGCGCGGCCTGCTGGAACTGGGCGGCCACGCCGTCACGGCGCTGGGCGACCCGCAGGCCGCACTGGCGCTGCCGGACGAGTACACGCCCGACATCGCCTTGCTCGACATCGGCCTGCCCGGCCTCAACGGTTACGAACTGCTGGCCGCGCTGCGTGCCCGGCCCGGCTGCGCGGACACGGACTTCATCGCCCTGTCCGGCTACGGCCAGCCGGAAGACCGCGCCCGTTCGCTCAGCGCAGGCTTCTGCGCCCACCTCGTGAAGCCGCCCGCGCCGGCGGAACTGGCGGCGCTGCTCGACGCGCTGGGGCAGCGCCGCGTCGGCGCCGCCGCTTAG
- a CDS encoding phosphate/phosphite/phosphonate ABC transporter substrate-binding protein, whose translation MHRLFFVRSVLAIVAGLLAAGAAFAGAAAAGTPAAGTPVYNFSPVNLYNLQVSASFWNPIIRYVSRKSGIRLNLKLGRTSADTTSYVLAREVDFAYTNHLFSPARARLGWTVFGRRNAPPVRAQIVVPADSPIKSLAELAGGAVAFPGPEAPLAYKMTYAQLLRQNIPVDVVFAGNTDAAFTQLFAGKARAAGASSELVDNYRGRERKSFRVLWRSEPFIDLALMASPRVPADQVRAVAQAFFGMDKDPEGQRILEAATELVHMETPLSFVAASDTDFANYRAFHASAPPTVR comes from the coding sequence ATGCACCGTCTATTCTTCGTCCGCTCCGTTCTCGCCATCGTGGCCGGCCTGCTCGCCGCCGGCGCGGCGTTTGCGGGGGCGGCGGCAGCAGGGACGCCGGCCGCGGGGACGCCCGTCTACAATTTTTCGCCGGTCAATCTATACAACCTGCAGGTGTCGGCCAGCTTCTGGAATCCGATCATTCGCTACGTCTCGCGAAAGAGCGGCATACGCCTGAACCTCAAACTGGGGCGCACCTCGGCCGACACGACCAGTTATGTGCTCGCGCGCGAAGTCGACTTCGCGTACACGAACCACCTGTTCAGTCCGGCCCGCGCCAGGTTGGGCTGGACCGTGTTCGGCCGCCGCAACGCCCCGCCCGTGCGCGCGCAAATCGTCGTGCCGGCCGATTCGCCCATCAAGAGCCTCGCCGAGCTGGCCGGCGGCGCCGTCGCCTTCCCGGGTCCGGAGGCGCCGCTCGCCTACAAGATGACGTATGCCCAGCTGCTGCGCCAGAACATTCCCGTCGACGTCGTCTTCGCCGGCAATACGGATGCCGCGTTCACCCAGCTGTTCGCCGGCAAGGCCCGGGCCGCCGGAGCCAGTTCCGAGCTCGTGGACAACTACCGCGGCCGCGAGCGCAAATCGTTCCGCGTGCTGTGGCGTTCCGAACCGTTCATCGACCTCGCGCTGATGGCCTCGCCGCGGGTGCCGGCCGACCAGGTCCGCGCCGTCGCCCAGGCCTTCTTCGGCATGGACAAGGACCCGGAAGGCCAACGCATCCTCGAGGCGGCGACGGAACTCGTGCACATGGAAACGCCGCTCTCGTTCGTCGCCGCGAGCGACACCGACTTTGCCAATTACCGCGCGTTCCACGCGAGCGCACCGCCGACCGTTCGATGA
- a CDS encoding EAL domain-containing protein, whose product MIPSHSPFRARLPRLLPRSLVGRVFTVFSLTLLLSIGTGLGLFYRYQFLQHIEETQDTALTLVEVATQTIEDSVVIGDYDTVKRTLGKMLFQSPFKRAEFIDVGGSTVRVDAPRVTRALAPAWLTTLIAAKLYDVNRIANVGGKDYGVVRLQFDEGKLAAQLWSLVLDTAAVALVVFVASLALMRTLVRSWLDNLGRLRSFENDVAAGRVTAEAALLADAPTEIQEAIRAVNRSTASLRDQFGQRIDSLMNSLMQHKSAMDQAAIVCEADAAGVINGVNDLFVTSSGFTRPEVVGQRLADVGRPAGARLPWRPSDRVWNGEVVIAGRHGRRHWYRTIVPMFDAAGKVERYICIDIDITERKEFERTIVENAQRQTLIAELGRKALAANGLDELFADAADAAARGLGASCAGLFEATANGMVVRAGAGRLARAAGQQLGHVPGAPLGADEPAARRSWFAPLAAVHNLASGIDTAIMCGERTFGVLGVYADGARRFSTDDANFLHGVANILATAVERHEARNRLTWLAQYDPLTNLPNRRRLSQCLEDAIGAACRENGRAAVMFIDLDRFKNVNDMLGHGVGDQLLVQAAKRLMACARDADVVARLGGDEFALVLPTLAGDADAAAIAARVIEALAQPFYLEGQQLFVSASVGIATYPENGRDAECLLKNADTAMYGAKNGGRNNFQFYVAEMHENATQRLQTETQLRQALERGEFLLHYQPKLDLATGTISGFEALLRWNHPQRGLVPPLEFIAILEETGLILPVGEWVIGEVCRQLKAWQAQGMTVPHVAINLSARQLQQADLAGAVERIVGRAGVDPALLEFELTESMLMANPESAVEILTRIKALGMRLSVDDFGTGYSSLAYLKRFPLDALKIDRTFVRDLPDDPDDAAITKAVIRLAHSLSLKVVAEGVENVDQLRELEQYGCDEIQGYYVGRPLPAQGCLALLAGEVAAAHFG is encoded by the coding sequence ATGATCCCGAGCCATTCACCTTTCCGCGCGCGCCTGCCGCGCCTGCTGCCGCGTTCCCTCGTCGGCCGCGTGTTCACCGTGTTCAGCCTCACCCTGCTGCTGTCGATCGGCACGGGCCTCGGCCTGTTCTATCGCTACCAGTTCCTGCAACACATCGAGGAGACCCAGGACACCGCGCTGACCCTCGTCGAAGTGGCCACGCAGACGATCGAGGACAGCGTCGTGATCGGCGACTACGACACGGTCAAGCGCACGCTCGGCAAGATGCTGTTCCAGTCGCCGTTCAAGCGCGCCGAATTCATCGACGTGGGCGGCAGCACCGTCCGCGTCGACGCCCCCCGCGTCACGCGCGCGCTGGCGCCCGCGTGGCTGACGACCCTCATCGCCGCCAAGCTGTACGACGTCAACCGCATCGCCAACGTGGGCGGCAAGGACTACGGCGTCGTGCGCCTGCAGTTCGACGAAGGCAAGCTGGCGGCCCAGTTGTGGAGCCTCGTGCTGGACACGGCGGCCGTCGCGCTCGTCGTGTTCGTCGCCAGCCTGGCGCTGATGCGCACCCTCGTGCGCAGCTGGCTCGACAACCTGGGGCGCCTGCGCTCGTTCGAGAACGACGTGGCGGCCGGCCGCGTCACGGCCGAAGCAGCGCTGCTGGCCGATGCGCCGACCGAGATCCAGGAAGCGATCCGCGCCGTCAACCGCAGCACGGCCAGCCTGCGCGACCAGTTCGGCCAGCGCATCGATTCCCTGATGAACTCCCTCATGCAGCACAAGAGCGCGATGGACCAGGCGGCGATCGTGTGCGAGGCCGATGCGGCCGGCGTCATCAACGGCGTGAACGACCTGTTCGTGACGAGCAGCGGCTTCACACGGCCCGAGGTCGTCGGTCAGCGCCTGGCCGACGTCGGCCGCCCCGCCGGCGCGCGCCTGCCGTGGCGGCCGTCGGACCGCGTGTGGAACGGCGAAGTCGTGATCGCCGGGCGCCATGGCCGGCGCCACTGGTACCGCACCATCGTCCCGATGTTCGACGCCGCCGGCAAGGTGGAGCGCTACATCTGCATCGACATCGACATCACGGAGCGCAAGGAATTCGAGCGCACGATCGTCGAGAACGCGCAGCGCCAGACGCTGATCGCGGAACTCGGGCGCAAGGCGCTGGCCGCGAACGGCCTGGACGAGCTGTTCGCGGACGCCGCCGACGCCGCCGCGCGCGGCCTGGGAGCGTCCTGCGCCGGCCTGTTCGAAGCGACGGCGAACGGCATGGTGGTGCGCGCCGGCGCGGGCCGGCTGGCGCGGGCCGCCGGCCAGCAGCTGGGCCACGTGCCGGGCGCGCCGCTCGGCGCGGACGAGCCGGCCGCGCGGCGTTCCTGGTTCGCGCCGCTGGCCGCCGTGCACAATCTCGCGTCGGGCATCGACACCGCGATCATGTGCGGCGAGCGGACGTTCGGCGTGCTCGGCGTGTATGCCGACGGCGCGCGCCGCTTCAGCACCGACGATGCCAACTTCCTGCATGGCGTCGCGAACATCCTGGCGACGGCCGTCGAACGCCACGAGGCGCGCAACCGCCTGACCTGGCTGGCCCAGTACGACCCGCTCACGAACCTGCCGAACCGGCGCCGCCTGTCCCAGTGCCTCGAGGATGCGATCGGCGCGGCCTGCCGCGAAAACGGCCGCGCGGCCGTCATGTTCATCGACCTGGACCGCTTCAAGAACGTCAACGACATGCTGGGCCACGGCGTGGGCGACCAGTTGCTCGTGCAGGCCGCGAAACGCCTCATGGCGTGCGCGCGCGACGCCGACGTCGTGGCGCGGCTGGGCGGCGACGAATTCGCGCTCGTGCTGCCGACGCTGGCCGGCGACGCCGACGCGGCCGCCATCGCCGCCCGCGTCATCGAGGCGCTGGCGCAGCCCTTCTATCTCGAAGGCCAGCAGCTGTTCGTGTCGGCCAGCGTGGGCATCGCCACGTATCCCGAGAACGGCCGCGACGCGGAGTGCCTGCTGAAGAACGCCGACACGGCCATGTACGGCGCCAAGAACGGCGGCCGCAACAACTTCCAGTTCTACGTCGCCGAGATGCACGAGAACGCGACGCAGCGCCTGCAGACGGAAACCCAGCTGCGCCAGGCGCTGGAGCGCGGCGAATTCCTGCTGCACTACCAGCCGAAGCTCGACCTGGCCACCGGCACCATCAGCGGCTTCGAGGCCCTGTTGCGCTGGAACCACCCGCAACGCGGCCTCGTACCGCCGCTGGAATTCATCGCGATCCTGGAAGAGACAGGCCTGATCCTGCCCGTGGGCGAATGGGTGATCGGCGAGGTATGCCGCCAGCTCAAGGCATGGCAGGCGCAGGGCATGACGGTGCCGCACGTGGCGATCAACCTGTCGGCGCGCCAGCTGCAGCAGGCCGACCTGGCCGGCGCCGTCGAGCGCATCGTCGGCCGCGCCGGCGTCGATCCGGCGCTGCTGGAATTCGAATTGACGGAGTCGATGCTGATGGCGAACCCGGAAAGCGCGGTCGAGATCCTCACGCGCATCAAGGCCCTCGGCATGCGCCTGTCGGTGGACGATTTCGGCACCGGCTATTCGAGCCTCGCCTACCTGAAGCGCTTCCCGCTGGACGCCCTGAAGATCGACCGCACCTTCGTGCGCGACCTGCCGGACGATCCGGACGATGCCGCCATCACCAAGGCCGTGATCCGCCTCGCGCACAGCCTGAGCCTGAAGGTCGTGGCCGAGGGCGTGGAGAACGTGGACCAGCTGCGCGAACTGGAACAATACGGTTGCGACGAGATCCAGGGGTACTACGTCGGCCGGCCGCTGCCGGCCCAGGGCTGCCTGGCGCTGCTGGCCGGCGAAGTCGCCGCGGCGCATTTCGGCTAA